A window of Deltaproteobacteria bacterium genomic DNA:
GGGACAAGCGATCCAGCGGCGCGCGCTGGCGCTGCCCGCTTACATGGCCGCTCGGGCCGTCGCCCTGTACAGCCCGCTGGGCAACGAAGTCGAGACCTCGGAGATCTTTCAAGACGCGCTGGAAGCCCGCAAGCGGTTGTACTACCCTAGGGCAACCGCCGGCGTTCCCGGCGCGTACCGGGTCCGGGCCAGGAGGGATCTCGTTCCGGGTAGGTACGGGATACTTGAGCCGGAGGGAGATGAACGGTTGCCTCGATCCGGCGAAGACGCGCTCGCGGTGTTCGTCCCGGGAGTCGCTTTCGATGTATGCGGAAACCGCATCGGTCGCGGCGGCGGTTGGTACGACCGCTGGATGCAGGGGCTGGATGTGCGCGTGCCAAGGATCGCCTTGGCCTACGAATTTCAACTGCTTGAGGAAGTGCCTGTGGAGCGGGGAGATCTGCCGGTCCACA
This region includes:
- a CDS encoding 5-formyltetrahydrofolate cyclo-ligase, which produces MKRALRGAVLAKRAALSPVSARAWGQAIQRRALALPAYMAARAVALYSPLGNEVETSEIFQDALEARKRLYYPRATAGVPGAYRVRARRDLVPGRYGILEPEGDERLPRSGEDALAVFVPGVAFDVCGNRIGRGGGWYDRWMQGLDVRVPRIALAYEFQLLEEVPVERGDLPVHTIVTENRVIACDGSEHRQAQSDV